A window of the Scytonema millei VB511283 genome harbors these coding sequences:
- the treY gene encoding malto-oligosyltrehalose synthase, whose translation MRIPTATYRIQFNSEFKFADAKKITAYLAALGVSDLYASPIFKARTGSTHGYDVVDPTQLNPELGTEADFDALIAEIQQHQLGWLQDIVPNHMAYDSQNVWLMDVLENGPDSAYVEYFDIAWNAPFTDNKEPILAPMLGNFYGESLENGEIQLKYEQSGLTVNYYSLSLPLKLESYATFLTYNLGKLARTLGRRHPDFVKLLAILYILKNISADVVGKQRRQDQTEFVRGLLWELYEGNPEVKAFIDDNIKVFNGEPGNTESFNLLDKLLSEQFFRLSYWKVGAEEINYRRFFTVNELISVKVEELKVFNNTHELIAKLVNEGKFTGLRIDHIDGLYDPTQYLERLREKVGDTYITVEKILQIGEDIPNYWQIEGTSGYDYLNYVNGLFCKKANRDKFDEIYRNLTGFITSFPDVVTEKKHLIIDKNLAGDIDNLSVLLKKIAGRYRYGNDFTLNGLKRAIAEVLTRFPIYCTYINAAGISEQDRQYIQAVIQAAKDGTPLLQNELNFIEKLLLLEYEPTLTQAEKDQWLYFVMRMQQYTGPLMAKGVEDTALYVYYRLLSLNEVGGEPDHFGMDLAEFHSFNQHRNQTWTHAMSATSTHDTKRGEDVRARINVLSEIPDEWQQQVSSWMELNRSYKTQHKNSIFPDRNDEYAFYQTLVGAYPFLESEINGFSDRVKEYMLKAIREAKVYTAWLRQNQTYEDACTSFVEAVLNNSGNNQFLKEFLPFQKKISYYGIFNSLSQTLLKSVSPGVPDFYQGTELWDLSLVDPDNRRPVDFEQRNSYLSEIKEKISTDISALVSDLLATKEDGRIKLFLTHQILKARTKYLDVFQKGEYQPLEISGKYKENIVAFSRSFANTTAIAIAPRFLTSLIQPGEYPFGEVWQDTYIQLPAETASKWEDTMTHQNIQTDGKLLVADTLKEFPVALLIGQK comes from the coding sequence ATGCGCATTCCCACAGCTACTTACCGGATTCAATTTAACTCGGAATTTAAATTTGCAGATGCGAAAAAAATTACCGCATATCTAGCAGCTTTGGGAGTTTCCGATCTCTACGCTTCACCGATATTTAAAGCTAGAACGGGTAGTACTCATGGTTACGATGTTGTCGATCCAACTCAACTCAATCCCGAACTAGGAACTGAAGCAGATTTTGATGCTTTGATTGCCGAAATTCAACAGCATCAATTAGGTTGGTTGCAAGATATCGTCCCTAACCATATGGCTTATGACAGTCAAAATGTATGGTTGATGGATGTCTTAGAAAATGGACCTGATTCAGCCTATGTAGAATATTTTGACATTGCTTGGAATGCTCCTTTCACCGATAACAAAGAACCAATCTTAGCACCGATGCTAGGAAATTTTTATGGAGAATCGTTAGAGAATGGAGAAATTCAACTTAAGTACGAACAAAGCGGCTTGACTGTCAACTATTACAGTCTAAGCTTGCCATTAAAACTAGAATCCTATGCGACTTTCTTGACCTATAATTTAGGTAAATTAGCTAGAACTCTAGGTAGAAGGCATCCAGATTTTGTTAAACTTCTGGCAATTCTCTACATTCTTAAGAATATCTCTGCTGATGTTGTCGGTAAACAAAGAAGACAAGATCAGACAGAATTTGTTAGAGGCTTGCTTTGGGAACTGTATGAAGGCAATCCTGAAGTAAAAGCTTTTATCGATGATAATATTAAGGTTTTTAACGGCGAACCAGGAAATACTGAAAGTTTTAATCTTTTAGACAAGTTACTTTCAGAACAGTTCTTTCGACTTTCCTACTGGAAAGTCGGTGCGGAAGAAATTAATTATCGCAGATTTTTTACAGTTAACGAATTAATCTCAGTCAAAGTAGAAGAACTCAAAGTCTTCAATAATACTCACGAACTCATTGCAAAATTAGTTAACGAAGGCAAGTTTACAGGTTTAAGAATCGATCATATCGATGGTCTTTACGATCCAACCCAATACTTAGAAAGACTGCGGGAAAAAGTAGGTGATACTTATATCACCGTCGAAAAGATTTTGCAAATTGGGGAAGACATACCTAATTACTGGCAAATCGAGGGGACTTCTGGCTACGATTATCTAAACTATGTGAATGGACTTTTTTGTAAAAAAGCAAATCGAGATAAGTTTGACGAAATTTATCGAAATTTAACCGGATTTATTACGAGTTTTCCTGATGTTGTAACTGAGAAAAAGCATTTAATTATCGATAAAAATCTAGCAGGTGATATTGATAACTTGAGTGTCTTGCTAAAGAAAATTGCGGGTAGATATCGTTATGGTAATGATTTTACTCTCAATGGCTTAAAACGTGCGATCGCAGAAGTTTTAACTCGTTTTCCAATTTATTGTACTTACATCAATGCTGCCGGAATTTCTGAGCAGGATCGACAGTATATTCAAGCAGTCATTCAAGCGGCAAAAGATGGCACACCTCTATTACAAAATGAGTTGAATTTTATCGAGAAATTACTATTATTAGAATACGAACCTACTCTGACGCAAGCTGAGAAAGACCAGTGGTTATATTTTGTCATGCGGATGCAACAATATACGGGACCGCTGATGGCAAAAGGGGTAGAAGATACAGCTTTATATGTCTATTACCGCTTGCTTTCTTTAAATGAAGTAGGTGGCGAACCAGATCATTTTGGGATGGATTTAGCTGAGTTTCATAGTTTTAACCAACATCGAAATCAGACATGGACTCATGCTATGAGTGCAACTTCAACCCACGATACCAAACGGGGTGAAGATGTGAGGGCGAGAATTAACGTTCTGTCAGAAATTCCTGACGAATGGCAGCAACAAGTTAGTAGTTGGATGGAATTAAATCGTTCTTATAAAACGCAACATAAAAACTCAATTTTTCCCGATCGCAACGATGAATATGCATTTTATCAAACTTTAGTAGGGGCATATCCATTCTTAGAGAGTGAAATAAATGGCTTTAGCGATCGCGTCAAAGAATATATGCTGAAAGCAATTCGCGAAGCTAAAGTCTACACTGCTTGGCTGCGGCAAAATCAGACTTATGAAGATGCTTGCACTAGTTTTGTCGAAGCAGTATTGAATAATTCAGGCAATAATCAATTTCTCAAAGAGTTTCTCCCATTTCAAAAGAAGATTTCTTACTACGGTATCTTTAATTCCCTGTCTCAAACTCTGTTAAAATCAGTTTCTCCTGGGGTTCCCGACTTTTACCAAGGAACGGAACTATGGGATTTAAGCTTAGTCGATCCCGATAACCGTCGTCCAGTTGATTTCGAGCAGAGAAACTCTTACTTGTCGGAAATCAAAGAAAAAATTAGTACTGATATTTCTGCTCTAGTTTCCGATCTTCTAGCTACAAAAGAAGATGGCAGAATTAAGCTATTTCTAACTCATCAAATCTTGAAAGCGAGAACGAAATATCTAGATGTTTTTCAAAAAGGAGAATATCAACCTCTAGAAATTAGCGGCAAGTACAAAGAAAATATCGTGGCTTTCTCACGCAGTTTTGCAAATACAACAGCTATTGCGATCGCCCCTCGTTTCTTAACGAGTTTAATTCAACCAGGTGAGTATCCATTTGGCGAAGTTTGGCAAGATACCTATATCCAACTACCTGCCGAAACAGCTTCAAAGTGGGAGGATACAATGACTCATCAAAATATTCAAACTGATGGAAAGTTGCTAGTTGCTGACACGTTGAAAGAGTTTCCCGTAGCGCTGTTAATTGGACAGAAATAA
- the treZ gene encoding malto-oligosyltrehalose trehalohydrolase → MKIGANYLGGDRCEFIVWGPNIESLGVQIVSPENRFLQMEREGEYWKVVADNIPPGTQYLLEINGGETRPDPASYFQPHGVHKPSQVISHEFTWDDRDWAGVPLESMIIYELHVGTFTPEGTFTTIIPRLSDLKELGVNAIEIMPIAQFPGNIPPDGSCAYRNWGYDGVYPFAVQNSYGTPEELKQLVAACHEQGISVILDVVYNHFGPEGNYTSNFAPYFTQTYRTPWGSAINFDDAHSHNVRHFFLENALYWLREFHIDGLRLDAVHAIYDLGAKHFLAELAEKVREFSEQQGRKYYLIAESDLNDAKIIRPQEVGGYELDAQWSDDFHHALHALLTGDSDGYYQDFGKCEDLAKAYRDTFVYDWKYAPHRQRFHGNSASDRTDLSQFVVCIQNHDQIGNQLLGERLSKLIPFDALKLAAGAVILSPYIPLLFMGEEYAEEAPFTYFVSHSDPDLIKAVREGRKQEFAAFHAVGDPPDPESSKTFLACKMNWEKRQEGKHKVIWSWYQHLIQLRNTIPALTKKERNNIEAGADEQQKIVWWRRWSDDSQILCLMNFNQNDVSFKPEFAQSNWRKILDSADEKWQGSGTIAAEKLTSGEEIKLRSYNFVLYENS, encoded by the coding sequence ATGAAAATTGGTGCTAACTACTTGGGCGGCGATCGCTGTGAATTTATTGTCTGGGGACCGAATATCGAGTCGCTTGGCGTGCAAATTGTGTCCCCTGAAAATCGCTTTTTGCAGATGGAACGGGAGGGGGAATACTGGAAAGTTGTTGCCGATAATATTCCCCCTGGTACGCAATATCTTTTGGAAATAAATGGCGGCGAAACTCGCCCCGATCCTGCTTCCTATTTTCAACCGCATGGCGTACATAAGCCTTCTCAAGTCATTAGCCATGAATTTACTTGGGACGATCGCGATTGGGCTGGCGTACCGCTAGAGTCGATGATTATTTATGAATTACATGTCGGTACGTTTACTCCAGAGGGAACTTTTACCACGATAATTCCCCGTTTATCAGACTTAAAAGAGTTGGGAGTCAACGCGATCGAAATTATGCCGATCGCTCAATTTCCTGGCAATATTCCCCCAGATGGTAGCTGTGCTTATCGTAACTGGGGCTACGATGGGGTTTACCCGTTTGCCGTCCAAAATTCTTACGGGACTCCTGAAGAGTTAAAACAACTCGTTGCAGCTTGTCACGAACAAGGCATTTCGGTAATTCTCGATGTAGTTTACAACCACTTTGGACCCGAAGGTAATTACACTAGCAATTTCGCGCCTTATTTTACTCAAACTTACCGTACTCCTTGGGGTAGCGCGATTAATTTTGACGATGCCCACAGTCACAATGTGCGCCACTTTTTTCTCGAAAATGCCCTTTATTGGCTGCGAGAATTTCACATCGACGGATTGCGATTAGATGCAGTTCATGCAATTTACGATCTGGGGGCAAAACACTTTTTAGCAGAATTAGCCGAAAAAGTTCGAGAATTTTCCGAACAACAAGGGAGAAAGTATTACTTAATTGCGGAAAGCGATTTAAATGATGCAAAAATTATTCGTCCGCAAGAAGTAGGTGGATACGAACTTGACGCGCAGTGGAGCGATGATTTTCACCATGCTTTACACGCATTATTAACAGGCGATAGTGACGGCTATTATCAAGACTTTGGTAAATGCGAAGACTTAGCAAAAGCTTATCGCGATACCTTTGTTTACGACTGGAAATATGCCCCCCACCGTCAGAGATTTCATGGTAATTCAGCAAGCGATCGCACTGATTTATCTCAATTTGTCGTCTGCATTCAAAATCACGACCAAATTGGCAACCAACTTTTAGGAGAAAGACTATCAAAATTAATTCCTTTTGATGCTCTCAAGCTTGCTGCTGGTGCAGTAATTCTTTCGCCTTATATTCCCCTCCTATTTATGGGCGAAGAATACGCCGAAGAAGCACCTTTTACCTACTTTGTCAGTCACTCCGATCCAGACTTAATTAAAGCAGTACGAGAGGGCAGAAAACAAGAATTTGCTGCCTTTCATGCTGTGGGAGACCCACCCGATCCAGAATCTTCTAAAACTTTCTTGGCATGTAAAATGAACTGGGAAAAACGCCAAGAAGGTAAACACAAAGTCATCTGGTCTTGGTATCAACATCTCATTCAACTTCGTAACACTATTCCTGCTTTAACTAAAAAAGAAAGAAACAATATCGAAGCAGGCGCAGACGAACAACAAAAGATCGTTTGGTGGCGGCGATGGAGTGACGACAGCCAAATACTGTGTCTGATGAACTTCAACCAAAATGATGTTAGTTTCAAACCAGAATTTGCTCAATCTAATTGGCGAAAAATCCTCGATTCTGCCGATGAAAAGTGGCAAGGTTCCGGTACAATTGCAGCAGAAAAGCTAACATCAGGCGAAGAAATTAAACTGCGATCGTACAACTTTGTACTTTACGAAAATAGCTAA
- the glgX gene encoding glycogen debranching protein GlgX — MYVALWPGNVYPLGSCWDGKGTNFTLFSENATGVELCLFDRDDEETRIQLTEVSNFVWHGYIPGIGPGQRYGYRVHGPYAPQEGHRFNPNKLLIDPYTKAIAGEVGNGPELYGYSWESEEADLSFSDLDSAALMPKSVVVDQSFDWEDDKLLRTPWNETIIYETHVKGFTKLHPDIPEELRGTYAGMAHPAAIEHLQRLGISAVELMPVHHFLSVPGHLADKGLRNYWGYDSINYFAPHSEYSSSGTLGQQVTEFKEMVKALHRAGIEVILDVVYNHTGEGNHMGPTLSMRGIDNANYYRLVDGDPRYYMDFTGCGNSLNVRHAQVLKLIMDSLRYWVTEMHVDGFRFDLASALARELYEVDRLSAFFDIIHQDPTIADVKLIAEPWDIGTGGYQVGNFPVLWSEWNGKYRDTTRDFWRGVDSTLGEFAYRLTGSPDLYYQENGRRPNASINFITAHDGFTLNDLVSYNEKHNEANGEESRDGESHNRSWNCGAEGETDDPEVLQLRERQRRNFFVTLMLSQGIPMMLGGDEMGRTQHGNNNGYCQDSEISWFNWDLVQGNTDLLDFTRELIYFRRQHPVFRRRKWFQGQAIHGSGVSDIMWFNPDGSEMDQEQWEIGYAKSMGVFLNGNMIPSPGKQGQRISDDSFLIFFNAHYETLEFNLPQGMQDNQWALVIDTKEPRFIQEERIYTGDRTVPVTARSLVLLRQMV, encoded by the coding sequence ATGTATGTTGCACTTTGGCCAGGTAATGTCTATCCTTTGGGTTCCTGTTGGGACGGCAAAGGCACGAACTTCACCTTGTTTTCGGAAAATGCCACAGGTGTAGAATTATGCTTGTTCGATCGCGATGATGAAGAAACTCGCATACAGCTAACAGAAGTCAGTAATTTCGTCTGGCACGGCTACATACCAGGTATAGGTCCAGGTCAACGATATGGATATAGAGTGCATGGACCCTACGCACCCCAAGAAGGACATCGCTTTAACCCCAATAAGCTACTGATCGATCCATACACAAAAGCGATCGCGGGAGAAGTTGGCAATGGTCCAGAATTATACGGCTACTCTTGGGAGTCTGAAGAAGCCGATTTATCGTTTTCCGATTTAGATAGCGCCGCGTTGATGCCAAAATCAGTCGTTGTCGATCAAAGCTTCGACTGGGAAGACGATAAACTCCTACGTACCCCTTGGAACGAAACGATTATTTACGAAACTCACGTCAAGGGTTTTACCAAACTCCACCCGGATATTCCTGAAGAACTGCGCGGGACTTATGCAGGAATGGCACACCCAGCCGCGATCGAGCATTTGCAGCGTTTAGGAATTTCCGCAGTTGAATTAATGCCCGTACATCACTTCCTCTCTGTCCCAGGACATCTGGCTGATAAAGGATTGCGGAATTACTGGGGCTACGATTCGATCAATTATTTCGCACCTCACTCCGAGTATAGTTCTAGTGGCACTCTAGGGCAGCAGGTGACAGAGTTTAAGGAAATGGTCAAAGCCCTGCACCGTGCTGGAATTGAAGTCATTCTGGACGTAGTGTACAACCACACGGGGGAAGGCAACCATATGGGTCCTACCCTCTCGATGCGGGGAATTGACAACGCCAATTATTACCGATTGGTAGACGGCGATCCGCGATACTACATGGACTTTACCGGTTGCGGTAACTCCCTCAACGTACGCCACGCCCAAGTTTTGAAGCTGATCATGGATAGCTTGCGCTATTGGGTGACAGAAATGCACGTCGATGGCTTCCGCTTTGACCTTGCTTCAGCCTTGGCAAGAGAACTGTACGAAGTGGATCGACTCTCAGCATTTTTCGACATTATCCACCAAGATCCGACGATCGCGGATGTAAAACTCATTGCTGAACCTTGGGACATCGGTACGGGTGGTTATCAAGTTGGTAACTTCCCCGTTCTCTGGTCGGAGTGGAACGGAAAGTATCGCGACACGACACGAGATTTCTGGCGTGGCGTAGACAGCACTTTAGGAGAATTTGCTTATCGGCTGACGGGTAGCCCCGACTTGTACTATCAAGAGAATGGGCGGCGACCGAATGCTAGCATTAACTTCATCACCGCCCACGATGGTTTTACGCTCAACGATCTCGTCAGCTATAACGAGAAACACAACGAAGCCAACGGCGAAGAAAGTCGCGACGGTGAAAGCCACAATCGGTCTTGGAACTGCGGCGCAGAAGGCGAGACAGACGACCCAGAAGTATTGCAGTTACGGGAACGCCAGCGGCGGAACTTCTTCGTTACCCTGATGCTGTCCCAAGGTATCCCCATGATGCTTGGGGGTGACGAAATGGGTCGGACGCAGCATGGAAACAACAATGGTTACTGCCAAGACAGCGAAATTTCTTGGTTTAATTGGGATTTAGTCCAGGGCAATACAGATTTATTAGATTTTACCCGCGAGTTAATTTATTTCCGCCGCCAACACCCTGTATTTCGTCGCCGTAAATGGTTCCAAGGTCAAGCGATTCACGGTTCTGGTGTCAGCGATATCATGTGGTTCAATCCTGACGGTAGCGAGATGGATCAGGAACAGTGGGAAATAGGATACGCAAAATCAATGGGCGTGTTCTTGAATGGAAACATGATTCCCAGTCCAGGAAAGCAAGGTCAACGCATCAGCGACGATAGCTTCCTCATCTTCTTCAACGCCCACTATGAAACTCTTGAGTTCAACTTGCCACAAGGAATGCAAGATAATCAGTGGGCATTAGTTATTGATACCAAAGAACCGCGTTTTATCCAAGAAGAACGCATCTATACAGGCGATCGCACCGTTCCAGTCACAGCGCGATCGCTCGTTTTGTTGCGTCAAATGGTTTAA
- the malQ gene encoding 4-alpha-glucanotransferase, translating into MLMTFQRASGVLLHPTCLPSPHGIGDLGKSAYEFIDFLASSGQKLWQVLPLGPTGYEHSPYIMNFSTFAGNPLLISLDTLAEEGLLKKEELSPLENVDFNRVNFDRVIPHKTKFLKIAFENFQQANTHQNPEYAQFCQSQSYWLDDYVLFMSLLEANEGKSWNNWERAIARREPAALEAARNSLKESINYHKFVQFKFFEQWKQLRKYANDKNIQIVGDISIYVCHNSSDVWSSPEIFKLDPQTFEPTYIAGVPPDYFSATGQLWGNPVYNWDKLQQTNFAWWIQRFQATLEYVDIVRVDHFRGFEAYWQVPAGEETAINGEWIKAPGVEFFETLGNALGSLPIMAEDLGIITPEVEELRDRFQFPGMRILQFAFGDDSSNAYLPHNYVRNSVVYPGTHDNDTAIGWWNKASDKEKQFVAKYLGYKSVAEITEINWKFIQLALASVADLAILPLQDILGLDDRARMNDPSVNAGNWRWRYESSQMLTAQICDRLLEMTQIYSR; encoded by the coding sequence ATCCTTATGACATTCCAACGTGCTAGCGGCGTTTTATTGCATCCTACCTGTCTTCCCAGCCCACATGGAATTGGCGATTTAGGAAAATCAGCTTACGAATTTATCGATTTTCTCGCCAGTAGCGGACAAAAATTGTGGCAAGTTTTGCCTTTGGGACCCACGGGATACGAGCATTCTCCGTATATCATGAATTTCAGCACTTTTGCTGGCAATCCGTTATTAATTAGTCTCGATACGCTAGCAGAAGAAGGGTTGTTGAAGAAAGAAGAACTAAGTCCATTAGAAAATGTGGATTTCAATCGAGTCAACTTCGATCGCGTCATTCCGCATAAAACTAAATTTCTTAAAATCGCTTTTGAAAACTTTCAACAAGCTAATACTCATCAAAACCCCGAATACGCACAATTTTGTCAATCTCAATCTTACTGGCTCGATGACTACGTACTTTTTATGTCATTATTAGAAGCCAACGAAGGGAAAAGCTGGAATAATTGGGAACGAGCGATCGCCCGCCGAGAACCAGCAGCACTAGAAGCAGCAAGAAACTCTCTAAAGGAGAGTATTAACTATCATAAATTCGTTCAATTTAAATTTTTCGAGCAGTGGAAACAACTACGAAAATACGCCAACGACAAAAACATTCAAATTGTGGGTGATATTTCAATTTATGTTTGTCACAACAGTTCTGATGTCTGGTCGAGTCCAGAAATATTTAAATTAGATCCCCAAACTTTTGAACCTACATATATCGCTGGCGTTCCCCCAGATTATTTCAGTGCTACGGGACAATTATGGGGAAATCCTGTCTATAACTGGGATAAATTGCAACAAACAAACTTTGCTTGGTGGATTCAACGCTTTCAAGCCACTTTAGAATATGTCGATATCGTCCGCGTCGATCATTTTCGCGGTTTTGAAGCATACTGGCAAGTCCCAGCAGGCGAAGAGACTGCAATTAATGGCGAGTGGATTAAAGCCCCAGGAGTAGAATTTTTTGAAACTTTGGGTAATGCTTTGGGAAGTTTGCCAATTATGGCAGAAGACTTAGGCATTATTACCCCAGAAGTCGAAGAATTGCGCGATCGCTTTCAATTTCCGGGCATGAGAATTCTGCAATTTGCCTTTGGAGACGACTCAAGTAATGCCTATTTACCTCACAACTACGTTCGTAATAGCGTCGTTTATCCCGGCACTCACGACAACGATACCGCGATTGGGTGGTGGAACAAAGCTAGCGACAAAGAAAAGCAATTTGTTGCGAAATATTTAGGTTATAAATCTGTTGCAGAGATAACAGAAATTAATTGGAAATTCATTCAATTAGCATTAGCCTCAGTTGCAGACTTAGCTATTCTACCCTTACAAGACATTCTAGGCTTAGACGATCGCGCCCGGATGAACGATCCCAGCGTAAATGCAGGCAACTGGCGCTGGCGATACGAAAGTTCCCAAATGCTGACAGCTCAAATATGCGATCGCCTGTTGGAAATGACGCAAATTTATAGCCGCTAA
- a CDS encoding transposase, with product MTQTSAITTEILSGDRFDRAGFDRTSATTTEILSGDRFDRAGFDRTSAITTEILSAKPAPTEIPGVESTWENNRNHAKYHALPEIIRGFKTFSAHQINKIRRVSKIPVWQRNYYEHIIRNEESLERIRQYIDNNPRSWFTDRLHPGNPNHL from the coding sequence TTGACCCAAACATCTGCTATTACAACCGAAATTCTATCTGGCGATCGCTTTGACAGGGCGGGTTTCGATCGAACATCTGCTACTACAACCGAAATTCTATCTGGCGATCGCTTTGACAGGGCGGGTTTCGATCGAACATCTGCTATTACAACCGAAATTTTATCTGCTAAACCCGCCCCTACAGAAATACCGGGTGTAGAATCTACCTGGGAAAATAATCGAAATCACGCCAAATATCACGCTTTGCCGGAAATTATTCGCGGATTCAAAACATTTTCTGCCCATCAAATCAATAAAATCCGACGAGTATCAAAAATCCCAGTTTGGCAACGCAATTATTACGAACATATTATCCGCAACGAAGAATCATTAGAGCGAATTCGCCAATATATTGACAACAATCCCAGGTCATGGTTTACGGATCGATTGCACCCAGGCAATCCCAACCACCTGTAG